Part of the Garra rufa chromosome 8, GarRuf1.0, whole genome shotgun sequence genome, AACGGTCTGCTGTACTGTGTCGCGGAGCGGCGGGGGGAGGTAAAACGTCTTCTCGTTGTCCCCAAGGAGAAAACGGAGACAGTCCTGGAGCTGGCGCATGCTCACCCCATGGCTGGACACCTGGGCGCCCAGAATACCGTGCAACGTATCCGTGATAGATTCCACTGGCCGGGACTCGAAGCAGAGGTCAAGAGGTTCTGCCAGGCCTGCCCAGCATGCCAACGGACATCCCCAcggaaacctccccccagcccacTCATCCCTTTACCCATCATTggggtgccctttgagcggatcgggatggacatcgtagggccgttgccgaggtctggccggggccacgagcacatcctcgtcattgtagactacgccacccggtatccagaGGCCGTTCCGCTACGCCAAGCCAACGCGAAATCCATCGCCCGGGAACTGTTCCTGCTGTGTAGCCGGGTGGGGCTaccgtcggagatactgaccgaccagggaacgcccttcatgtcccggctaatggctgacctctgccggctgctgaaggtacgACAAATCCGCACATCAGTCTACCAccctcagaccgacgggctcgtcgagaggttcaaTCAGACCCTGAAGCAGATGTTGCGGAAGGTAGCTGCTGAGGACAAGAAAGATTGGGACCTCCTCCTCCCCTATGTGCTGTTCGGAGTCCGAGAAGTTCCCCAGGCGTCCACGGGGTTCACCCCATTTGAGCTCCTCTTTGGACGACAACCCCGCGGCCTCCTCGACGTGgcccgagaggcctgggagcagcagccggcagtctacCGGACCGTCGTTGAGCATGTGCAAGATATGAGGAGTAAAATCGACCgcgtcatgccattagtccgggaacatctGGTGAAGTCCCAGCAAGCCCAGCAACGTCTGtacaaccgggcggcccaaccgcgggagttccacCCAGGTGACAaggtgatggtcttggtccccaaCGTAGCCTGCAAGTTCCTGGCACAGTGGCAAGGACCCTATACAGTGGAGGAACGAGTCGGCCCGGTGAACTACAGGGTAAGACAGCCCGGCCGAAGGCAGGCTGTACAACTATATCATGTCAATTTGCTGAAGAAATGGGTCGGGGACCGAGACCAAGTGGCCGCCCTAGCCGTCCAAGAGCCCGCGGTTGTGGACGCCAACCCTAACCTCTCGGCCGcccagaagacggagctgcggcacctggtcggtcagttccaagacgtcttctccgacacccccggccagactaacGTCCTCTCCCATGACATCCACACTCCTCCAGGCGTcgtcgtccggcaacggccctatcgagtcccagaggcccgccggcaggctatagagcaGGAGGTCCAAAAAATGCTCAAACTGGGGGTAATTGAGCCATCCCGGAGCCCTTGGTCCAGCCCGATCGTCCTCGTCCCGAAGCCAGACGGCACCCTGCGCTTCTGTAATGACTACCGGCGCCTCAATGAAGTCTCTGCcttcgacagctaccccatgccccgagtggacGAACTCCTAgagcgcctgggaagggcccggtatATCACAACACTCGACCTGACAAAGGGCTATTGGCAAGTCCCCCTTTCTTCCGAAGCCCGACCAAAAACAGCCTTCTCCACTCCGTCTGGCCACTGGCAataccggacccttcccttcggcttGCACGGGGCACCCGCAACATTTCAACGCCTCATGGATGTCGTCCTTCGCCCCCATCAGACATACGCGGCGGCGTACCTTGACGACGTagtcatccactcggaggcatgggaggaccaccTGGAGCGGCTCCGCAGGGTGCTGTCTGAGCTCCGTCGGGCTGGactgaccgccaacccccgcaagtgtCACCTAGCCTACAACGAAGCACGCTACCTGGGGTTCACGGTCGGGAGAGGACTCATACGACCACAGGAAAACAAAGTAAAGGCCGTCCTGGACACCCCCCGGCCCACCAACAAGacccaggtacgtgccttcttggggttggcgggctATTACCGGTGTTTTATCCCCAGTTTCTCCTCTATAGCTGCCCCCCTGacggacctgaccaggaagggacagccagaaCGGGTCCACTGGAATGATTACGCGGAGCGGGCCTTTACACGCATTAAGGAAGCCTTGACCACGGAACCCGTCCTGAGAGCTCCAGACTTCGGCTGTCCCTTCTTGCTCCAGACGGATGCCTCTGACACGGGGTTGGGagccgtgctctcccaggtccaggagggagaaGAGCATCCTGTCATGTACATCAGCCGTAAGCTGTCCCAGGCCGAGAAGAAATACGCGGCCGTGGAAAAGGAAGccctcgccatcaagtgggcagtcctggagctaaaATATTACTTACTGGGTCGACATTTTACTCTCTTTACAGATCACGCccccctacagtggatggcccgagCAAAAGACACGAACGCCAGAGTCACAAGGTGGTTCCtttcgctccaggacttccacttcgatgtgcgccaccgagCCGGCACCAGCAACACCAACGCAGACGGgctctctcggtcctgggcagcatacgcaggtctgtcaggggtcacttcCCCCCCACCCCCAGTCTCCCCCTTTTCTTCTCTCCTCCAgaaccaggacgtcgcttgggggggggagtgtggcgggagtcccgaggaacaatcagcgtcgccctggcaactcatcaGGAACACCTGCAACTGCTCAACACGGACCAATCGATCACGGCGAGATCTCCTTTATAAACGAGCCCCAAAGGACAGAAGGGTGAGAAGCTTCTCCAAAGAGCTAAAACGCTTACCGTCTCTCTCTATCGTTCCTTTCACAGACTCGCCGTGACGATTGGGCCGCACCCAGCCTGGACCGCTTTCACTCGGGGTGACCGCACGTTCCTGCACTCACCCCTCACTGGCCACAGTCACCAAAGAGCACGAAGGGACAGAGGATTCACGAGACACCGAGCACCGAAGACGCCACATCGCCCTTTCCCCGTATTATCTCCTTCACTTCTGCACtattgtcaataaacgcaccctccggggctcacctaaacctcttgttctgtcgtgctattccccgcccggccacaacaTTCAGAGAAATTCCAGGTAAAATCTACTAAAAGTTTCAGTGGTCATGTTCACTATAATCTTAAATGTCAAAGTATACTCATTTTTTCATTATTAACAGACAAAGAAACAGGCTACACCTGCGATAATAGCCTACCTCTCTTTCTGGTTATTACAGCTCACGTACAACCACAAGCTCTTATTTCTGCAGCGCTGACCCAGTTAACATGCCAACAAGTATGTTGAGGTACTTTTGCAGGGCTTAACAACATCCCTTTTCAAAACCATGAGGATAAATGTAACACACCCCAGGCACGGGAAGCACACATGTTGCCAACTGCTTTGGGAGGACCAAAAGAAGTCACTTTAAGCATTTAGTTTAACTGAAAACAAATCTTACATGGTTGTGCAACTTTGATTTAGTATCAAAACACAGGTAGTCTGCAGAACCCAGCGAGCAAGTCAGGCTGCTGATAACATCTGTGGTTTATAACCACACCATACCTCATCCTCATGTTCGATACATGGCAGCAGTTTCCCAATCACTTGGTTTTCTGTTGATGAAAGtagtcaaaaacaacaaaaagtacTGTCTTCATTTCACAATAGTAAAAAACGAGAAGGAATGTACGAGAGATGTTCACTTCAAGATATCCCTGTGGTATTTATCTTGCACAGAGCCTGGCACTATATGCGCTTTTTTATAATCTCTGAACATAACAGCAACGGCTGTGCAATTTGCTACAGATTATATTAACACATTTCCATTAGTCATTATAGGTTTTCATAAAACTGTAGTTTTGGTAATTCTTTACAGCAAGGTTCAGTTAGTTAAAAATATTAATGCATTCGATATCATGAGTTAGTAATGACCAATACTTTTCCAGTGTTTATTAATCTTGTTTAATCATAGGCATAATTAGATAAGCATGGTATTAGGATTGTTATATTATTTCTGTGACCTTTGAGGCACCAAACAGTATTGCAAAAACAATGATTATTTCCAATGTTTCCCACAAAACTTTTCTAGTTGTTCTAATAAACAGGTAACCacagctgggtagattacttacaaattgcaATCCGTTACTGAtaccaaattacatgacaaaaattgtagttagtaacgtaatccattacattacacattttaggtaatataatcagaccaCTTTAGATTACATTTTACCTATGCCTTTCGCATTGATTTATATAGTATAAACTTGTACCATATATTGATATAAAGATACTAAGAgtaaaggcctttccacactgagcgcaAAGCGAAAATGTGAGGTGAAGTGCAGACAAATGGTGCTTTCACACCGAGCCTGAACCGATTGTTCGCCTTCTGCTAATTCGCACCTGCACGCTAAGTGGCGTCGACCAACAatgctttttttcctcagatatGTATCTTGTATATGGATTCCACATCATCCGCTGCTCAGTATACAGCATTAATTTACCTTTGGTTATACGCCAGAAACACAAACtataataaatttataatgcctacaagaaaacatcttaaagggatagttcacccaaaaattaatattttatgtttatctgcttacccccaggctcgtgacgatacattgaggtcttaagacacaaaatgattgTTGTGTGCAAAAaagtgaacagtatttatatcattattggTTGGTCTGACCGAAAAGTAACAGTTTCAAAAGTATTGGAATCATGTAGGACATTTAGGGTGAAGCTCACGAAGGACTGTGTATTATGCAGTAGTTTTGTCACACAAAGGGTTTTTAGATACTGAAAGTGACGAGACACACATGAAAGTCAGTATAggagtctgacttttttctgtttGTTCAGAAAGTTTCCCTGTTTGTTGTGAATGTGCTCCATACAGCTGAACGttctggtggatcagaggtaaataatgttatactgttcagttttttgcacagaccgattgttttgtgtcttaagacttcattgtattgtcacaagcctcagggtttaatttggttttgtttgtgtgtgatttttttactcttaaaaatttggtaaccattgacttccattatatgactgacagactgcaacggtttaagttaaaaatctttgtttgcgttctactaaagaaacaaattcatcttggatgccctgggggtaagcagttaaacatcagattttcatttttgggtgtgtGGAAGAAAAATTAATTTTACTTATCATATATGCTTATGCATTGTGTAAGTTTCTGCTTTATCTAAACCTGCTCTGAAGATGACATGAAGTAAAGgtatcagggccccaaaacaaAGATTTGAGTCTTGGGAATATGATATAGTAGAATGTGTTTCTCTGTTTCCTTACTATGTGTGGAAAATTACTGGCTGTTAGGAGATGTAACCTTGAAGACTAGGGAAGAGATATAAAAGTGGAGGAAACCCTCCCTTCTTGGTCACACTCGGCAGCAACCTGTGTTTctgtatgactgtctgacctttcttgcaagaaataaacctttAAAAAGACTCTAAGTGTGAATTTGTCTCTTATGCAATGAGAGTCGTTGGATTTTTGCCACgacaggtgaactatccctttaaaatagaaatagaaataaaagTAGCATCATgccaaatttaaaaatgtatataattattaaaggagtagtccactttcagaacaacaatttacagataatttactcacccccctgtcatccaagatatttatgtctttttttcttcagtcgtcaagaaattatgttttttgagataaacatttatggaaatttctccatataatggacttaaatggtgccccgatttttgaatcttcaaaatgccgtttaaatgcagtttaaatgcagcttcaaatggctgtaaacaatcccagccgacgaagaagggtcttgtctaccgaaacgttcggtcattttcttagaaaaatatatttttacataccttttaagcactgaaactcgtccagcactagggcttgtagtgcgcgttcccgactttacttactgcgtccaccgtgctctgcaacgcagcggatgcttgaagcagtcccatcaccttactcgccgattgtttgtaacagtggaacagatgtggtccagtcgtgacagcactgagattcctgctccgctggaaatggctggcattttccacacttgcaccaccatctcgtctcgtttgaacgcggtctgcccgaggcttgtgtcgccgccgcggctgtcgcagttttctctctctcacaGAGTTCAACGTCTGTGTATCCGGCTCAAAAAGTtaggaaacggtgaaaaa contains:
- the LOC141341234 gene encoding uncharacterized protein, coding for MEDIVKQLAEVSVRQQQCFELLTEQHGQIQGYLAELRLPAAQHIPLPDPRVTAARLLPKLTADDDIEAYLKMFESVARTEGWARGTWAALLAPLLSGEAQRAYFSLPASSQSNYNELKREILGRLGLSATTAAQRFHEWEFKARLPVRTQAADLMRLAEHWLLEDSPSPSQVAERVVVDRMLRALPRSMRQAAGMRGPKSIAELVEAVELADAAYHREAGERAPPFPRRVPQERRPPEGIPRPVRRPSSPRDEPMPTDPPSPPVKPWMAGCVVHRRTPRGAPMTTVKIQGRSCQALLDSGSAVSLARPGTLEPRPSPKAVMPITCVHGDTRQVFTNLLTFHKGRKAWTLEVGVLKDLPVPLLLGRDWPGLEAALAETTQPARPRRRLRRQPSRGSESPHSLLTTDSGREGESPARDTNLFHNVFQQVTGGGDFGRAQKEDDRLKHCWRQVRVLEGQDVLPAPHPLPHFVVQNGLLYCVAERRGEVKRLLVVPKEKTETVLELAHAHPMAGHLGAQNTVQRIRDRFHWPGLEAEVKRFCQACPACQRTSPRKPPPSPLIPLPIIGVPFERIGMDIVGPLPRSGRGHEHILVIVDYATRYPEAVPLRQANAKSIARELFLLCSRVGLPSEILTDQGTPFMSRLMADLCRLLKVRQIRTSVYHPQTDGLVERFNQTLKQMLRKVAAEDKKDWDLLLPYVLFGVREVPQASTGFTPFELLFGRQPRGLLDVAREAWEQQPAVYRTVVEHVQDMRSKIDRVMPLVREHLVKSQQAQQRLYNRAAQPREFHPGDKVMVLVPNVACKFLAQWQGPYTVEERVGPVNYRVRQPGRRQAVQLYHVNLLKKWVGDRDQVAALAVQEPAVVDANPNLSAAQKTELRHLVGQFQDVFSDTPGQTNVLSHDIHTPPGVVVRQRPYRVPEARRQAIEQEVQKMLKLGVIEPSRSPWSSPIVLVPKPDGTLRFCNDYRRLNEVSAFDSYPMPRVDELLERLGRARYITTLDLTKGYWQVPLSSEARPKTAFSTPSGHWQYRTLPFGLHGAPATFQRLMDVVLRPHQTYAAAYLDDVVIHSEAWEDHLERLRRVLSELRRAGLTANPRKCHLAYNEARYLGFTVGRGLIRPQENKVKAVLDTPRPTNKTQVRAFLGLAGYYRCFIPSFSSIAAPLTDLTRKGQPERVHWNDYAERAFTRIKEALTTEPVLRAPDFGCPFLLQTDASDTGLGAVLSQVQEGEEHPVMYISRKLSQAEKKYAAVEKEALAIKWAVLELKYYLLGRHFTLFTDHAPLQWMARAKDTNARVTRWFLSLQDFHFDVRHRAGTSNTNADGLSRSWAAYAGLSGVTSPPPPVSPFSSLLQNQDVAWGGECGGSPEEQSASPWQLIRNTCNCSTRTNRSRRDLLYKRAPKDRRVRSFSKELKRLPSLSIVPFTDSP